In the genome of Alphaproteobacteria bacterium, the window AAATGGGAAAAACTGCATCTGGAGCTGTATGGTTAGATTCTGAAAAACTTAACCCTTATGATTTTTGGCAATATTGGCGCAACACAGATGATGCAGATGTTGGAAAGTTTTTAAAACTTTTTACTGATATTCCTTTGGATGAAGTTTCAAGACTAGAAAAATTGCCAGGTGCCGAAATTAATCACGCTAAAATTATGCTTGCTAATGCTATTACAACATTGGTTCATGGAAAAGATGAAGCAGAAAAATCTGCAGAAACTGCACGCTTAACTTTTAGTGAAGGCAAAATTGGTGAAGCTTTACCCATTTTTGAAATGTCTCTCAGCAAATTGGATCATGGCATTCCTGCTTTTGAACTTTTTAAACAATCGGGACTTACAACAAGCAATGCCGAAGCCAGACGATTAATCCAGGGAGGAGGCGCAAAAGTTAATGATGAAAAAATAACAGATGAAATGTTTAAAATAACCAAAAATTTTATGAATGAGGATGGTATAATTAAACTATCAGCTGGACGAAAAAAACATGCATTAATTAAAGTATCGTAATCATAATAATCTTTTATATTAATTTTTCAAAGTTCAATACAGCAAGATTTATCAAAAAACAATGTGATAGATTTTTATTATATTTTAACTTTATTAAAAGGAAAACATATAATGAAAAATATCCAAGAACCAATTACTATTGTGGGACTTGAACTAAAAACATCCAATGCTATAGCTGCAGAAACTATTCCACTGCATTGGCAAAAATTTTATCAAGAAAATATTTTAGATAAAATTTCTAATAAAATTTCTTCTGATATTTATGCTGTATATACACATTTTAAAAACATCGGAAAATATGAAGAATGCGTTTATTCCCTTATTATTGGTGTGGCCGTTAAAACAATAGAAAGATTACCAGAATCATTAGTTTCATTTACTATTATGCCTGAAACAAGAAAAATATTTAATGTAAAAAACGGCCCACAAAGTGTTGGAGAAAAATGGTTTGAAATTTGGCAACAGCCCCTTCAAAGAACTTTTATTGCCGATTATGAACACTATCAATCTTCTGGTACTATTGATATTTTTATTGGTGTTAAATAAAAATTATTAAGAGATGAATCATAAATATAGGTTAATACGATGCGTAAAGCTTCCCATCTCAAAGATTATGAACAACGATTAAACCGTGTTATAACCTATATTTATGATCATTTAAATGAACCCTTAGATTTATTAAAATTGGCTGATATTGCATGTATGTCGCCATATCACTGGCATCGTCTTTATCACGCTCTTTACGGTGAAACCATTGCCGATACAGTAAAGCGTTTGCGTCTACAAAAAGCTGCCACATATTTATCTCATACAGAATTATCACCTGCAATCATTGCCAAGAAAAGCGGATATCCCAATCTTCAATCTTTTACAAGGTTATTTAAACAAGAATATGGGTTACCACCAGCACAATATCGTAAAAAAGGGAACCACCACCAATTCCAACTTTTATCAAAACAATCTTTATCTGAACAAAATTATCCGGTTATTATTCGACACGTATCAGATTTAAAAATAGTCGCACTTAATCATCAGGGATCTTATATAGACATAGGAAAAGCTTTTTATAAGTTATTTACCTGGCTTGGTGCACATGATTTAGTTACAACAAACCAACGTATGCTCGGAATTTATTTTGATGATCCTTCTATCACAGCTGAAAAAGATCTAAAATCTCAGGCCGCAATGGTTATAGAAAATCATTTTAATGTTAATCCACCTATTATTTCCTCTTATATTCATGGTGGGCTTTATGCTGTATTACGTTATATTGGGCCTTATGCTAGTATGCGTGCAGCTTATCAATGGTTATATGGTCAATGGCTTCCTCAATCAGCATTTGAAACGACGGATCAACCAATTTTTGAAGAATATATAAATAATCCCCGAGATGTATCAGCCACAGAACTAATTACAGATATTTACTTACCTTTAGCATCTTCTAAGTAAAAAATTATTTGTATAATCTAATGCGTATCTTTTAAAATATTATTTTCTTGTTTTGGACTAAAAGGTTGGATATCCGGTATTTTTTCAAGATTATCATCAAAATCATCATCCAAATTATCTGATTCTGGATTAAAAATATCTCGTAAAAATCCTGGCGTTAGAATAGAGAAATGATTAATATCGAATATA includes:
- a CDS encoding GyrI-like domain-containing protein, with the translated sequence MKNIQEPITIVGLELKTSNAIAAETIPLHWQKFYQENILDKISNKISSDIYAVYTHFKNIGKYEECVYSLIIGVAVKTIERLPESLVSFTIMPETRKIFNVKNGPQSVGEKWFEIWQQPLQRTFIADYEHYQSSGTIDIFIGVK
- a CDS encoding AraC family transcriptional regulator — translated: MRKASHLKDYEQRLNRVITYIYDHLNEPLDLLKLADIACMSPYHWHRLYHALYGETIADTVKRLRLQKAATYLSHTELSPAIIAKKSGYPNLQSFTRLFKQEYGLPPAQYRKKGNHHQFQLLSKQSLSEQNYPVIIRHVSDLKIVALNHQGSYIDIGKAFYKLFTWLGAHDLVTTNQRMLGIYFDDPSITAEKDLKSQAAMVIENHFNVNPPIISSYIHGGLYAVLRYIGPYASMRAAYQWLYGQWLPQSAFETTDQPIFEEYINNPRDVSATELITDIYLPLASSK